A part of Dreissena polymorpha isolate Duluth1 chromosome 13, UMN_Dpol_1.0, whole genome shotgun sequence genomic DNA contains:
- the LOC127854520 gene encoding neuropeptide S receptor-like encodes MAAVIISLNGLVIFILARQKDSNRLHFFIFHLAIAESTSASCHTASNEGLLPKARKKTIKMTLIICFSFFICWLPATVFHILDVFNISVLDSRFYLILQRLYPLNSAFNPIIFLLFNKHLLPCWSPKSADKTYESVRTTKTTL; translated from the exons ATGGCGGCAGTCATCATTTCCCTCAACGGTCTTGTGATTTTCATCTTAGCCCGACAGAAAGACAGCAACAGGCTTCATTTCTTCATATTCCATCTTGCCATTGCTG AATCAACTTCAGCATCGTGTCACACAGCCAGTAACGAGGGTTTACTTCCAAAAgccagaaaaaaaacaataaagatgACCTTGATAATATGCTTTT CGTTCTTCATTTGCTGGCTTCCGGCAACAGTGTTCCACATTCTGGACGTATTCAACATAAGTGTGCTTGACTCTCGCTTCTACCTGATCCTGCAGCGGTTATATCCACTCAACAGCGCGTTTAATCCAATTATATTCTTGTTGTTCAACAAGCACCTGTTGCCCTGCTGGTCGCCAAAGTCTGCGGATAAGACTTATGAAAGTGTCAGAACAACTAAAACAACATTATGA